One segment of Formicincola oecophyllae DNA contains the following:
- a CDS encoding nucleotidyltransferase domain-containing protein has translation MTLRKTVYPFLRHWEMRSNAQILWAGVVGSRLWGFEGPGSDHDVRFLYLASERDYLRLSPRRLVVEEMVDLLCPQHGLAAPSQESPRSQGGRESGPGVFSASAPSTLQLDLVGWDIAKALPLLAKGNMAVREWLASSCSFRQEERAMAMVRSFAACSFNPAVAWQTHHSMGKRAWGEQQRSGALKPLLHAVRSALTLQVLVAQCRAAERGGPALVMPAVSVPGLLDALESATAQQDQPSASWSEALRPMVEALIQARRQGVASAAVPGPLLDWLEMVWEQPQPGLSVQASQAQGHAHQELERLADDVFLALLGKGPDPFTQPGSFQSGPPARHTPL, from the coding sequence ATGACATTGAGGAAAACAGTTTATCCTTTTTTGCGGCATTGGGAAATGCGTTCCAACGCTCAAATCCTATGGGCGGGGGTGGTGGGGTCGCGGCTGTGGGGCTTTGAGGGGCCAGGCAGTGACCATGATGTGCGCTTCCTCTATCTGGCATCTGAACGGGACTATTTGCGTCTCTCCCCCCGCCGCCTGGTGGTGGAGGAAATGGTGGACCTGCTCTGCCCCCAGCACGGCCTGGCTGCGCCAAGCCAGGAAAGCCCACGATCGCAGGGAGGGCGGGAAAGCGGGCCAGGGGTGTTTTCTGCTTCAGCCCCCTCCACCCTGCAGCTGGACCTGGTGGGGTGGGACATCGCCAAAGCTTTGCCCCTTCTGGCCAAAGGCAACATGGCTGTGCGTGAATGGCTGGCCAGCTCCTGCTCGTTCCGGCAGGAGGAGCGCGCCATGGCCATGGTGCGTTCATTTGCCGCCTGCAGCTTCAACCCCGCCGTGGCGTGGCAAACCCACCATTCCATGGGCAAGCGCGCTTGGGGGGAACAGCAGCGCAGTGGTGCGCTCAAGCCCCTCCTGCACGCTGTGCGCTCCGCCTTGACGCTTCAAGTTTTAGTGGCGCAGTGCCGTGCGGCAGAGCGCGGCGGCCCCGCACTTGTCATGCCAGCTGTGAGCGTGCCTGGCCTCCTGGATGCCCTTGAAAGCGCAACCGCCCAGCAGGACCAGCCCAGCGCTTCCTGGTCAGAGGCGCTGCGCCCCATGGTGGAGGCCCTCATCCAAGCAAGGCGCCAAGGCGTTGCAAGCGCTGCCGTGCCTGGGCCTTTGCTGGATTGGTTGGAAATGGTTTGGGAGCAGCCGCAGCCTGGCCTGTCTGTCCAGGCCAGCCAGGCGCAGGGCCACGCGCACCAAGAGTTGGAGAGGCTGGCTGATGACGTCTTCCTGGCGTTGCTGGGCAAAGGGCCAGACCCCTTCACTCAGCCTGGCTCCTTCCAATCTGGCCCGCCAGCGCGCCATACCCCCCTGTAA
- the hmpA gene encoding NO-inducible flavohemoprotein, producing the protein MPQPLSPETIAIVKACVPALEARGLEITQEMYKRLLANPEIRDLFNMSHQKDGEQQKALAYAVLAYAKHIDNPAPLHRMIERIAEKHVGLNILPEHYPYVGKALLGAIAHVLGDSATPEVMEAWKQAYWFLADVLIGREHQIYDEHAHQPGGWTGWRRFKVAKRHHEAADIESFRLEPVDGKPVMLHKPGQYLSFKLDVPGHGSQRRNYTISSAPAADHYRLTIKRQPQGVVSNWFDSHMHEGDEIDVSAPAGDFQLPAQHDKPLFFISGGVGLTPMIAMLETLDREGAQKTPVRYMHSTHSPESEAFGDYIRKLAAEGRVKADMFYTRAKPPAASAGVTNHEGRMTTLWLRGQIDPNATYYLCGPTDFLVDMVQTLKDAGLPQAQVNFEMFGSASNPYLALDADA; encoded by the coding sequence ATGCCCCAACCCCTTTCGCCAGAAACGATCGCCATCGTCAAAGCCTGCGTGCCCGCCCTGGAGGCACGCGGCCTTGAAATCACCCAGGAGATGTACAAGCGCCTGCTTGCCAACCCTGAGATCCGCGACCTGTTTAACATGTCCCACCAAAAGGATGGTGAACAGCAGAAGGCCTTGGCCTATGCCGTTTTGGCCTATGCTAAGCACATCGACAACCCCGCCCCGCTGCATAGGATGATTGAGCGCATCGCTGAAAAGCACGTTGGGCTGAACATCCTGCCAGAGCACTACCCCTATGTTGGCAAGGCCCTCCTCGGCGCCATCGCGCATGTCCTGGGCGACAGCGCCACGCCAGAGGTCATGGAGGCCTGGAAGCAGGCCTACTGGTTCCTGGCGGACGTCCTGATTGGGCGCGAGCACCAGATTTACGATGAGCACGCCCACCAGCCAGGCGGCTGGACAGGCTGGCGCCGCTTCAAGGTGGCCAAGCGCCACCATGAGGCCGCCGACATCGAATCCTTCCGGCTGGAGCCAGTGGACGGCAAGCCTGTGATGCTGCACAAGCCCGGCCAGTACCTCAGCTTCAAGCTGGATGTGCCAGGCCACGGCTCCCAGCGGCGCAACTACACCATCTCCTCAGCGCCGGCGGCCGACCATTACCGCCTGACCATCAAGCGCCAGCCGCAGGGCGTTGTCTCCAACTGGTTTGACAGCCACATGCATGAGGGGGACGAGATTGACGTCTCCGCCCCCGCTGGTGATTTCCAGCTGCCAGCCCAGCACGACAAGCCCCTTTTCTTCATCAGTGGCGGCGTTGGCCTCACCCCCATGATCGCCATGCTGGAAACGCTGGACAGGGAGGGTGCCCAGAAAACCCCCGTCCGCTACATGCACAGCACCCACAGCCCTGAAAGCGAAGCCTTTGGCGACTACATCCGCAAATTGGCAGCGGAGGGCCGCGTGAAGGCGGACATGTTCTACACCCGCGCCAAGCCACCAGCTGCCAGCGCTGGCGTTACCAACCATGAGGGGCGCATGACCACGCTGTGGCTGCGGGGGCAGATCGACCCCAACGCCACCTACTATCTGTGTGGCCCCACCGACTTCCTGGTGGACATGGTGCAGACCCTCAAGGATGCCGGCCTTCCCCAGGCGCAGGTGAACTTCGAGATGTTCGGCTCCGCCTCCAACCCCTACCTGGCGCTTGACGCTGACGCCTGA